The following proteins come from a genomic window of Nymphalis io chromosome 6, ilAglIoxx1.1, whole genome shotgun sequence:
- the LOC126768963 gene encoding serine protease gd-like, whose product MKTFYLVLSLCVLQVHSMALTGPVLTRYRPCELGVIHFDKITDLLWRGEMDLELYHMLVNIEIEIAFEKQMSLHGISHNSTVIIKNQSHDYIFKPKDDIPKKYYIYMSINGSTTPEVPVVTTFRLNEMELCNDYVKATQTIDSLNATRVNDTDYRHYCGRRALEHGELTSMRADSKSGDWPWHVAILIRKPNTNLANYQCGGNVITRTAILTAGHCVFLEGKLIEAQRIIIEAGVANLRNMNETGRQTLKAERVILHPGYSTEHATSDLAIVVVNKLRYTEYVQPICIWGPVYDKTALFGKSAVVTGFGTTEQNVLSDTLKSTDTLIQNDTTCISYMPKLYSKLLNEFTICAGFGPNTGINPRNGDSGGGLVVPTIQPDHKVSWFLRGVLSKCGILTGQKFCDPKLYVVYTDVGPHYGWIYHHAGLRYSNNVI is encoded by the exons atgaaaacgttttatttagttCTATCTTTATGCGTTTTGCAAGTGCATTCAATGGCGCTCACGGGACCAGTTTTAACAAGATACCGACCGTGCGAACTTGGTGTGATACATTTCGACAAAATAACGGATTTATTGTGGCGCGGCGAAATGGACTTAGAATTATACCATATGTTGGTGAACATAGAGATTGAAATCGCCTTCGAAAAACAGATGTCACTCCATGGG ATTTCGCATAACAGtacagttattattaaaaatcagtcaCATGATTACATATTCAAACCAAAAGATGATATCCCAAAGAAATATTACATCTATATGTCAATAAATGGAAGTACTACACCGGAAGTACCAGTGGTGACCACCTTTAGACTTAACGAAATGGAGCTTTGTAACGATTATGTTAAG gcCACTCAAACCATAGATTCGTTAAATGCGACAAGAGTAAACGACACAGATTACCGACATTATTGTGGTAGAAGAGCTTTAGAACACGGAGAATTGACTTCTATGCGGGCCGATTCAAAGTCTGGAGACTGGCCATGGCATGTGGcgatattgataagaaaaccaAATACGAATCTAGCGAATTACCAGTGTGGAGGAAACGTTATAACCAGGACTGCGATTCTAACTG ctgGCCACTGTGTGTTTTTAGAAGGTAAATTAATAGAAGCTCAGAGAATTATTATTGAAGCCGGTGTTGCAAATCTCAGAAATATGAATGAGACTGGAAGACAAACATTAAAA GCTGAGAGAGTAATTCTGCATCCGGGCTACAGTACAGAGCACGCTACTTCAGACCTCGCTATTGTAGTTGTAAATAAACTGCGCTATACTGAATACGTCCAACCCATTTGTATTTGGGGGCCAGTTTACGACAAAACTGCACTTTTTGGCAAGTCGGCTGTG gtGACTGGATTTGGGACAACGGAACAAAACGTGTTGTCAGACACACTTAAATCGACGGACACGTTAATACAGAATGACACAACGTGCATTTCATATATGCCTAAATTATATTCGAAATTACTTAATGAATTTACAATTTGCGCCGGCTTTGGACCTAACACTG GTATTAATCCTCGAAACGGAGACAGTGGGGGTGGACTAGTTGTTCCCACTATACAGCCCGATCACAAAGTCAGTTGGTTTCTTCGCGGAGTATTGTCCAAATGCGGCATATTGACTGGGCAAAAATTCTGTGATCCGAAACTCTACGTAGTGTACACGGATGTAGGGCCACATTATGGCTGGATATATCATCATGCTGGTTTACGTTATTctaataatgttatttga